In Geobacillus kaustophilus, a genomic segment contains:
- the rplT gene encoding 50S ribosomal protein L20: MPRVKGGPVTRRRRKKVLKLAKGYFGAKHALYRVANQQVMKSLMYAYRDRRQRKRDFRKLWIARINAAARQNGLSYSRLMHGLKLAGVEVNRKMLADLAVNDQAAFAQLADLAKANLNK, translated from the coding sequence ATGCCACGCGTAAAAGGTGGACCTGTGACGCGCAGACGTCGCAAAAAAGTATTGAAACTCGCAAAAGGCTATTTCGGCGCGAAACACGCGTTATATAGAGTTGCGAACCAACAAGTCATGAAATCGCTCATGTATGCGTACCGCGACCGCCGTCAACGGAAGCGCGACTTTCGCAAACTGTGGATCGCCCGCATCAACGCGGCGGCTCGCCAAAACGGCTTGTCGTACAGCCGTTTGATGCATGGCTTGAAGCTGGCCGGCGTCGAAGTCAACCGGAAGATGCTCGCCGACTTGGCGGTCAATGACCAAGCGGCGTTCGCCCAACTCGCCGATTTGGCAAAAGCGAATTTGAATAAATAA
- a CDS encoding M42 family metallopeptidase, with amino-acid sequence MAKLDETLTMLKALTDAKGVPGNEREARDVMKTYIAPYADEVTTDGLGSLIAKKEGKLGGPKVMIAGHLDEVGFMVTQIDDKGFIRFQTLGGWWSQVMLAQRVTIVTKKGDITGVIGSKPPHILPPDARKKPVEIKDMFIDIGATSREEAMEWGVRPGDMIVPYFEFTVLNNEKMLLAKAWDNRIGCAVAIDVLKQLKGVDHPNTVYGVGTVQEEVGLRGARTAAQFIQPDIAFAVDVGIAGDTPGVSEKEAMGKLGAGPHIVLYDATMVSHRGLREFVIEVAEEMNIPYHFDAMPGGGTDAGAIHLTGIGVPSLTIAIPTRYIHSHAAILHRDDYENTVKLLVEVIKRLDADKVKQLTFD; translated from the coding sequence ATGGCCAAGCTGGACGAAACGTTGACGATGCTGAAAGCGCTGACCGATGCGAAAGGCGTCCCCGGCAATGAGCGGGAAGCGCGCGATGTGATGAAGACATACATAGCTCCGTATGCAGATGAAGTGACAACGGACGGCCTCGGCAGCTTGATCGCCAAAAAAGAAGGGAAATTGGGCGGGCCGAAAGTGATGATCGCTGGCCACTTAGATGAGGTCGGCTTTATGGTGACGCAAATCGATGACAAAGGGTTCATCCGCTTCCAAACGCTTGGCGGCTGGTGGAGCCAAGTGATGCTCGCCCAGCGCGTGACGATCGTGACGAAAAAAGGCGACATCACCGGCGTCATCGGTTCGAAGCCGCCGCACATTTTGCCGCCGGATGCGCGCAAAAAACCGGTGGAAATCAAAGATATGTTCATCGACATCGGGGCGACGAGCCGCGAGGAAGCGATGGAGTGGGGCGTCCGCCCGGGCGATATGATCGTGCCGTATTTTGAGTTTACGGTATTGAACAATGAAAAAATGCTGCTCGCAAAAGCATGGGACAACCGGATCGGCTGTGCGGTCGCCATCGATGTGCTGAAACAGCTGAAAGGCGTTGACCATCCGAACACGGTATATGGCGTCGGCACGGTGCAAGAGGAAGTCGGGCTGCGCGGCGCGCGCACGGCCGCCCAGTTCATCCAGCCGGACATTGCGTTTGCCGTTGACGTCGGCATCGCCGGCGATACGCCGGGCGTGTCGGAAAAAGAGGCGATGGGCAAACTCGGCGCCGGCCCGCACATCGTTCTGTACGACGCGACGATGGTGTCGCACCGCGGCTTGCGCGAATTTGTCATCGAAGTGGCGGAAGAGATGAACATTCCGTACCATTTTGACGCCATGCCAGGCGGCGGCACGGACGCCGGGGCCATTCACTTAACCGGCATCGGCGTTCCGTCGCTCACGATCGCGATCCCGACGCGCTACATCCACTCGCACGCCGCCATTTTGCACCGCGATGACTACGAAAACACGGTCAAGCTATTAGTCGAAGTGATCAAACGGCTTGACGCCGACAAAGTGAAACAACTGACGTTTGACTAA
- the sspI gene encoding small acid-soluble spore protein SspI: protein MDLNLRKAIMHNVANNSKEQLENTIEDAIQQGEEKYLPGLGVLFEAIWTHANEQQKDMMLTTLEQAVKQ from the coding sequence ATGGATTTGAACTTGCGGAAGGCGATTATGCACAATGTCGCCAACAATTCGAAAGAGCAATTGGAAAATACGATCGAAGACGCGATCCAACAGGGCGAGGAAAAATATTTGCCCGGCCTCGGCGTCCTCTTTGAAGCCATTTGGACGCACGCCAATGAGCAGCAAAAAGACATGATGCTCACAACCCTCGAGCAGGCGGTTAAACAATGA
- the rpmI gene encoding 50S ribosomal protein L35: MPKMKTHRGSAKRFKKTASGKLKRGHAYTSHLFANKTKKQKRHLRKAALVSPGDFKRIRQMLDNLK, encoded by the coding sequence ATGCCAAAAATGAAAACTCACCGCGGCTCGGCGAAACGGTTCAAAAAAACGGCGAGCGGCAAATTAAAACGCGGCCATGCGTATACGAGCCACTTGTTTGCCAATAAAACGAAAAAACAAAAGCGTCATCTCCGCAAAGCGGCGCTTGTTTCGCCTGGCGATTTCAAACGCATCCGCCAAATGCTTGACAACTTGAAATAA
- a CDS encoding DUF1294 domain-containing protein: MVQYGIAINLLAFFVMGIDKYKAKRRRFRTAERTLWLLSLVGGAIGGAAGMYMFRHKTRHSAFRYGLPLLAAAELFLYWRWMR, translated from the coding sequence ATGGTACAATACGGGATAGCGATCAATCTTCTCGCTTTTTTCGTGATGGGGATCGACAAATACAAAGCGAAGCGCCGCCGCTTTCGCACCGCCGAGCGGACGCTTTGGCTGCTTTCGTTGGTTGGCGGTGCCATCGGCGGAGCAGCTGGGATGTACATGTTTCGCCATAAAACTCGCCATTCGGCTTTTCGCTATGGGCTGCCGCTGCTGGCAGCGGCGGAGCTGTTTCTCTATTGGCGATGGATGAGGTAG
- the infC gene encoding translation initiation factor IF-3 yields the protein MISKDFIINEQIRAREVRLIDQNGEQLGIKSKQEALEIAARRNLDLVLVAPNAKPPVCRIMDYGKFRFEQQKKEKEARKKQKVINVKEVRLSPTIEEHDFNTKLRNARKFLEKGDKVKATIRFKGRAITHKEIGQRVLDRFSEACADIAVVETAPKMDGRNMFLVLAPKNDNK from the coding sequence ATTATTAGCAAAGATTTTATTATCAACGAACAAATTCGTGCCCGTGAAGTGCGCTTGATCGACCAAAACGGCGAACAGCTTGGCATCAAGTCGAAGCAGGAGGCGCTTGAGATTGCGGCAAGACGCAACTTGGATCTTGTGCTTGTCGCGCCGAACGCCAAACCGCCCGTCTGCCGCATCATGGACTACGGCAAATTCCGCTTTGAGCAGCAGAAGAAAGAGAAAGAAGCACGCAAAAAACAAAAAGTGATCAACGTCAAAGAGGTGCGCCTCAGCCCGACGATCGAGGAGCATGACTTCAACACGAAGCTGCGCAATGCGCGCAAGTTTCTCGAAAAAGGCGATAAAGTGAAGGCGACGATCCGCTTTAAAGGGCGGGCGATCACCCATAAAGAAATCGGGCAGCGCGTCCTTGACCGCTTCTCGGAAGCGTGCGCCGACATTGCCGTTGTCGAAACGGCGCCGAAAATGGATGGGCGCAACATGTTTTTAGTGCTCGCACCGAAAAACGACAACAAGTAA
- a CDS encoding dUTP diphosphatase, giving the protein MNWPLLYDMQRTLDRRIETEHGLMEEDLFARKQLAFLVELGELANETRCFKFWSIKPPAPAERVLEEYVDGLHFLLSLGLECGLFYEGKEAPSAARPLVEQFLAVFRAAERFGAVKEQTKYDALFTEYWRLGVALGFSSDDIEAAYRRKNEVNHKRQSERY; this is encoded by the coding sequence ATGAATTGGCCTTTGCTTTACGATATGCAGCGAACCTTGGATCGGCGCATTGAAACGGAGCATGGCTTGATGGAGGAAGATTTGTTTGCGCGCAAGCAACTCGCCTTTCTTGTTGAATTAGGCGAACTCGCGAATGAGACGCGCTGTTTTAAATTTTGGAGCATCAAACCGCCCGCGCCAGCCGAGCGAGTGCTTGAGGAATATGTTGACGGCTTGCATTTTTTATTGTCGCTTGGGCTTGAGTGCGGCTTGTTTTATGAAGGCAAGGAAGCTCCGTCGGCAGCGCGGCCGCTTGTCGAGCAGTTTCTCGCCGTGTTTCGCGCCGCCGAGCGGTTCGGGGCGGTGAAGGAGCAAACGAAGTACGATGCGCTGTTTACGGAATATTGGCGGCTTGGCGTCGCGCTCGGGTTTTCTTCCGATGACATCGAGGCGGCGTACCGGAGGAAAAATGAAGTGAACCACAAGCGGCAAAGCGAGCGCTACTGA
- a CDS encoding HI0074 family nucleotidyltransferase substrate-binding subunit, which produces MAAKPLYGLERTVFRQLLHLFSRYADVIEKVILFGSRARGDYKEGSDIDLAIKFRKPGGPLYLLQSDLDELPIIYTIDVVDYNQIHNEQLKMNIDQEGKTIFQTNEHGKVMVTMSRLVDRFHDFERALAKLRQSAARDVKTDDLVLDATIQRFEFTYELAWKWMKLYLEYQGYAEVTSPRKTIREAFREGLIQDGETWLRMLEDRNRTSHTYDEETAMDMYERIRTHYIPLFDRLLDEMKQRLDSAT; this is translated from the coding sequence ATGGCCGCGAAACCGCTCTATGGATTGGAACGAACGGTGTTTCGCCAACTGCTTCATCTATTTTCCCGTTATGCTGATGTCATTGAAAAAGTCATTTTGTTCGGCTCAAGAGCACGAGGCGATTATAAGGAAGGATCGGATATCGATTTGGCGATCAAATTTCGAAAACCGGGAGGCCCGCTGTACCTCCTGCAATCGGACTTGGATGAACTTCCGATCATTTATACGATCGATGTTGTTGATTACAATCAAATTCACAACGAGCAGCTAAAAATGAATATTGACCAAGAAGGAAAGACGATTTTTCAAACGAACGAGCACGGGAAGGTGATGGTCACGATGAGCCGGTTGGTGGATCGGTTTCACGATTTCGAACGGGCGCTCGCCAAACTTCGCCAAAGTGCCGCAAGAGACGTCAAAACGGATGATCTCGTTTTGGATGCGACCATTCAGCGATTTGAATTCACGTACGAACTGGCATGGAAATGGATGAAACTTTACTTGGAATATCAAGGGTATGCCGAAGTGACAAGTCCGCGGAAAACGATTCGCGAGGCGTTTCGAGAAGGGTTGATTCAAGACGGAGAGACATGGCTTCGCATGCTGGAAGACCGCAACCGGACGTCCCATACGTATGATGAAGAAACTGCCATGGACATGTATGAACGCATTCGCACCCACTATATCCCGCTGTTTGACCGCTTGCTTGACGAAATGAAACAACGGCTTGACTCGGCGACATGA